Proteins encoded by one window of Chryseobacterium foetidum:
- a CDS encoding IPExxxVDY family protein, with the protein MEVQKLYDFDEIESEDITIGLVRLVKSMHDHEFFFKINRNSHLSFSRIKDLVFHGSYYDYCFPRFEAYHKFTKTCYTFISNRSSESRQKKIQTELFAEEDNIKFLLNNQPDVEYILHSSEQYADFSVILLPENLVFPIQDYILSSEEELYQIIQYYE; encoded by the coding sequence TTGGAAGTACAAAAACTTTATGATTTTGATGAAATAGAATCCGAAGATATCACCATTGGTTTGGTGAGGTTGGTAAAGTCTATGCACGATCATGAGTTTTTCTTTAAAATCAACCGGAATTCTCATCTTAGTTTCTCCAGAATAAAGGATCTCGTATTTCACGGTTCCTACTACGATTACTGCTTTCCCCGTTTTGAAGCATATCACAAATTTACAAAAACATGCTACACTTTCATCTCAAACAGATCATCTGAAAGTAGGCAAAAAAAAATTCAGACCGAACTCTTTGCGGAAGAAGATAACATTAAATTTTTATTAAATAATCAGCCCGATGTGGAATATATTCTGCACAGTTCGGAACAGTATGCTGATTTTTCCGTAATTTTGCTCCCTGAAAATCTTGTATTTCCAATACAGGATTATATATTGAGTTCTGAAGAAGAACTTTATCAAATAATACAGTATTATGAATAA
- the rnc gene encoding ribonuclease III, whose amino-acid sequence MELQKYFSKFLLKQRKRKLTERDFFLSTELYKILGAEVNNVDLYREAFSLKSSSKNGERNYERLEFLGDSVLGTIISCHLFQTYPQANEGYLTQMKSKIVNRKNLNKLGEDLKLTHLLQKQSVVMALGENICGNLFEALVGAVYLDFQYDTCKRIVLERLLTPSEIIKLENKIVSYKGLLLEWAQKKKLNIKYETCEEIQPNKAVVFRCHVCFGDEKIANATETSKKKAEEKAAQRAFYILNKKENILGSTKTL is encoded by the coding sequence ATGGAGTTACAGAAATATTTTTCTAAATTCCTACTCAAACAAAGAAAAAGAAAACTCACCGAGAGAGACTTTTTCCTCAGTACAGAATTATACAAAATTTTAGGTGCTGAGGTAAATAATGTTGACCTTTACCGTGAGGCTTTTTCGCTGAAAAGTTCTTCCAAAAACGGTGAAAGAAACTACGAAAGACTCGAGTTTTTAGGTGATTCTGTTTTGGGAACCATAATTTCGTGTCATTTATTTCAAACCTATCCTCAGGCCAATGAAGGATATCTTACGCAGATGAAATCTAAAATCGTTAACCGTAAGAACCTTAACAAGCTGGGAGAAGACCTGAAACTTACGCATTTGCTGCAAAAGCAAAGCGTTGTAATGGCTTTAGGAGAAAATATCTGCGGAAATTTGTTTGAAGCTTTGGTGGGTGCGGTTTATCTTGATTTTCAGTATGATACCTGCAAAAGAATTGTATTGGAAAGACTTTTAACGCCATCAGAAATTATCAAGCTTGAAAATAAAATTGTAAGCTATAAAGGTCTTCTTTTAGAATGGGCTCAAAAGAAGAAACTCAATATAAAATACGAAACCTGCGAAGAAATTCAGCCTAATAAGGCGGTGGTTTTCAGATGTCATGTTTGCTTTGGTGATGAAAAAATTGCCAATGCCACAGAAACTTCAAAAAAGAAAGCCGAAGAGAAAGCAGCGCAGCGGGCATTTTATATTTTAAACAAAAAGGAAAATATTCTTGGAAGTACAAAAACTTTATGA
- the fabF gene encoding beta-ketoacyl-ACP synthase II has protein sequence MELKRVVVTGFGALTPIGNNAQEYWENLVKGESGAAPITLFDATNFKTKFACEVKNFDPLDHFDKKEAKKMDRNTQFGMVAAREAVAHSRIIEDNVDKLRVGVIWGSGIGGLETFETEVLGWANTDIPRFNPFFIPKMIADITPGHISIEYGFHGPNYTTVSACASSANALIDSKMLIQLGKADVIVCGGSEAAVTASGVGGFNAMMALSTRNEDPTTASRPFDKDRDGFVLGEGAGCIILEEYEHAVKRGATIYAELLGGGMSADAHHMTAPHPEGLGAYLVMKNCLEDAGLTADEVDHINMHGTSTPLGDVAESNAISRLLGEHAYDIQINSTKSMTGHLLGAAGVIEAIAALGTIIHGIVPPTINHFTDDERIDSRLNFTFNEAAKKDVKVAMSNTFGFGGHNACVLFKKI, from the coding sequence ATGGAATTAAAAAGAGTAGTTGTAACAGGGTTCGGAGCATTAACGCCTATCGGGAATAATGCACAGGAATACTGGGAAAATCTTGTAAAAGGTGAGAGCGGTGCCGCTCCGATTACTCTTTTTGATGCCACAAATTTTAAAACAAAATTTGCCTGCGAGGTAAAAAACTTCGATCCTTTAGACCACTTCGATAAGAAGGAAGCTAAAAAAATGGATAGAAACACTCAGTTCGGGATGGTTGCAGCAAGAGAAGCTGTAGCGCATTCAAGAATTATTGAAGACAACGTAGATAAACTAAGAGTTGGGGTAATCTGGGGTTCCGGTATTGGCGGTCTTGAAACTTTTGAAACAGAAGTTCTGGGCTGGGCAAATACAGATATTCCAAGATTTAATCCTTTTTTTATTCCTAAAATGATTGCGGACATCACACCGGGACATATTTCTATTGAATATGGTTTCCACGGTCCCAATTATACTACGGTTTCAGCTTGTGCTTCTTCTGCCAATGCATTAATCGATTCTAAAATGCTGATCCAGTTAGGAAAAGCAGATGTAATCGTGTGCGGAGGTTCTGAAGCTGCAGTTACAGCAAGTGGAGTGGGAGGCTTTAATGCCATGATGGCACTTTCTACAAGAAATGAAGATCCTACAACGGCTTCAAGACCTTTTGACAAAGACAGAGATGGTTTTGTTTTAGGTGAGGGCGCGGGATGTATTATTCTTGAAGAATATGAGCATGCGGTGAAGCGTGGAGCAACAATTTATGCAGAATTACTGGGTGGAGGTATGAGTGCTGATGCACATCACATGACTGCACCACATCCTGAAGGTCTGGGAGCTTATCTTGTAATGAAAAATTGTCTGGAAGATGCAGGATTAACTGCTGATGAAGTAGATCACATCAATATGCATGGGACGTCTACTCCATTAGGAGATGTTGCAGAATCCAATGCGATTTCAAGATTACTGGGCGAGCATGCCTACGACATTCAGATCAATTCTACAAAATCTATGACCGGTCACCTTTTGGGTGCAGCGGGTGTTATTGAAGCGATCGCTGCTTTGGGAACTATCATTCACGGTATTGTTCCACCTACGATTAATCATTTTACAGATGATGAAAGAATTGACAGCAGACTGAACTTTACTTTTAACGAAGCTGCGAAGAAAGATGTGAAGGTTGCCATGAGCAATACCTTCGGATTCGGTGGTCACAACGCTTGCGTTCTTTTTAAGAAAATCTAA
- a CDS encoding acyl carrier protein, which produces MSDIASRVKAIIADKLDVEETEVTPEASFTNDLGADSLDTVELIMEFEKEFNIQIPDDQAEKITTVGHAIAYIEEVVNK; this is translated from the coding sequence ATGTCAGACATTGCATCAAGAGTAAAAGCTATCATCGCTGATAAGCTTGACGTTGAAGAAACAGAAGTGACTCCTGAGGCTAGCTTCACAAACGATTTAGGAGCAGACTCACTAGATACAGTTGAGTTAATCATGGAGTTTGAAAAAGAATTTAATATTCAAATCCCTGATGATCAGGCTGAGAAAATTACTACTGTAGGTCACGCTATCGCTTATATCGAAGAAGTAGTAAATAAATAA
- a CDS encoding DNA cytosine methyltransferase: MKAIDFFCSGGGMSYGMQDAGIQILAGIDFDENCKETYEANINGAEFIHADVFDLKEKELQKKLSLKKNDDELIMIGCSPCQFWSIINTNKTKSSKSKNLLVEFSRFVKYFRPGYVVVENVPGVLRRKDESGLNEFIEWLKNNGYANPHFKIHNVNDFGVPQSRKRFTLIATRISDEEIKPLELEGKKTVVKDVLGIDKGFPKIEPGHRDKSEFLHTTSNLSNINKTRLTKVEKDGGNRLGFANDPELQLKCFEGKDDSFKDTFGRLWWNKPAPTITTKFFSISNGRFVHPEEDRALSIREGATLQSFPLAYKFKGTSIANIARMIGNAVPPKYATSIAKAIIKNHTNG; encoded by the coding sequence TTGAAAGCAATAGATTTCTTTTGTTCTGGCGGAGGAATGAGTTATGGAATGCAAGATGCAGGAATACAAATACTTGCAGGGATTGATTTTGATGAAAATTGTAAGGAGACATACGAAGCAAATATAAATGGTGCAGAATTTATTCACGCTGATGTATTTGATTTGAAAGAAAAGGAATTACAAAAGAAATTATCTTTAAAAAAAAATGATGATGAACTTATTATGATAGGATGTAGTCCTTGTCAGTTTTGGAGTATTATTAATACAAATAAAACAAAGTCGTCAAAATCAAAAAATCTTTTAGTAGAGTTTTCTCGGTTTGTTAAATATTTTCGACCAGGTTATGTAGTAGTTGAAAATGTACCAGGTGTTTTGAGAAGAAAAGATGAAAGTGGTTTAAATGAATTTATAGAATGGCTTAAAAATAACGGTTATGCAAATCCCCATTTTAAAATTCATAATGTAAATGACTTTGGAGTTCCTCAGAGTCGAAAGAGATTTACTCTGATAGCTACTCGTATTTCGGATGAAGAAATAAAGCCTTTAGAATTAGAAGGAAAAAAAACAGTTGTAAAAGATGTTTTAGGTATCGATAAAGGTTTTCCTAAAATTGAACCTGGACATAGGGATAAATCAGAATTCCTTCATACGACTTCTAATCTTAGTAACATTAATAAAACAAGACTTACAAAAGTAGAAAAAGACGGTGGGAACAGACTTGGATTTGCAAACGATCCAGAATTACAGCTAAAATGTTTTGAAGGAAAAGACGACTCTTTCAAAGACACATTTGGGAGATTATGGTGGAATAAACCTGCACCAACAATTACAACAAAATTTTTTAGTATTTCTAATGGTAGATTTGTGCATCCAGAAGAAGATCGTGCATTGTCAATTAGAGAAGGTGCGACATTGCAATCTTTTCCATTAGCATATAAATTTAAAGGAACAAGCATTGCAAATATTGCTAGAATGATTGGCAATGCAGTGCCTCCAAAATATGCAACCTCAATAGCAAAAGCTATAATTAAAAATCACACAAATGGCTAA